In Ignavibacteria bacterium, one DNA window encodes the following:
- a CDS encoding GatB/YqeY domain-containing protein, with translation MLKESISLQIKEAMKSGDKLRLETLRSIRASIIEFEKSGVDREMTTDDEISILTSLVKKRKDAAEQYSKAGRNDLSEKETKELEIIQTFLPKQLSREEIEEIINKLITLVNAKSMSDLGKVMGPAMTELKGRADGKIVNEIVKLKLSANA, from the coding sequence ATGTTAAAAGAATCTATCAGTTTACAAATAAAAGAAGCAATGAAATCAGGAGATAAATTGCGACTTGAGACATTAAGATCAATCAGAGCTTCAATCATCGAATTTGAGAAAAGCGGTGTGGATCGTGAAATGACTACCGACGATGAAATTTCGATTCTCACTTCCCTTGTGAAAAAAAGAAAAGACGCAGCCGAGCAATACTCGAAGGCCGGCAGAAATGATTTGTCCGAAAAAGAGACTAAAGAACTTGAGATCATTCAGACTTTTCTTCCGAAACAACTCTCGAGGGAGGAAATTGAAGAGATCATTAATAAGTTAATTACTCTGGTTAATGCAAAAAGTATGAGTGATCTTGGGAAAGTGATGGGACCAGCAATGACCGAACTGAAAGGCAGAGCAGACGGCAAAATCGTAAATGAAATTGTAAAATTAAAGCTCTCAGCAAATGCATAA
- a CDS encoding biopolymer transporter ExbD translates to MKFEKKLAKTKQQIPTASLPDIVFMLLLFFMVTTTLREHDVKVQYRLPEARAIEKIENKRVVSYIWVGRDGRMQIDDNIVTVDQVQRIMYNKRVDLPTIIVSLRIDKTSKMGLVTDIQQELRKAYCLRINYSSIKKM, encoded by the coding sequence ATGAAATTTGAAAAGAAACTAGCAAAAACAAAACAGCAGATTCCTACTGCATCACTTCCAGACATTGTTTTTATGCTATTGTTATTCTTCATGGTAACTACGACACTCAGAGAGCATGATGTAAAAGTGCAGTATCGTTTGCCCGAAGCTCGTGCTATTGAAAAGATTGAAAATAAGCGCGTTGTTTCATACATCTGGGTTGGTAGAGATGGAAGAATGCAGATTGATGACAATATCGTAACAGTCGATCAAGTTCAAAGAATCATGTACAACAAACGTGTAGATTTACCGACAATTATCGTTTCTCTAAGAATCGATAAGACTTCAAAAATGGGTTTGGTGACCGATATTCAGCAAGAATTACGTAAAGCTTATTGTTTGAGAATAAACTATTCTTCAATTAAAAAAATGTAG